A genomic segment from Geitlerinema sp. PCC 7407 encodes:
- a CDS encoding J domain-containing protein — protein MSDQRMSDQQYAPPNHYALLGLHPSASVRDIRQAYRDLSKQYHPDTTLLPPAIATAKFQQLNEAYATLSNPDRRTTYDQKIGYSRVPVIQVPPAYNRPATPQRYASSSAYLDPTDRPLSPGEIFALFLMGLTILGCLILAIAIGFARGDAAFEPLQAEQPREGLQQSSAAIAEPPLWSSASPAPPLTP, from the coding sequence ATGTCGGATCAGAGAATGTCGGATCAGCAGTACGCGCCCCCCAACCACTACGCCCTGCTCGGGCTCCATCCGTCGGCTTCCGTGCGGGATATTCGCCAGGCCTACCGCGACTTGAGCAAGCAGTATCACCCAGACACAACCTTGCTGCCGCCAGCGATCGCCACTGCCAAGTTTCAGCAGCTCAACGAAGCCTACGCAACCCTCAGTAACCCCGATCGCCGAACCACCTATGACCAGAAAATCGGCTACTCCCGGGTTCCCGTGATACAGGTGCCCCCAGCCTACAACCGCCCAGCCACTCCGCAGCGCTACGCCTCCTCCTCGGCCTACCTCGATCCCACTGACCGGCCCCTCTCCCCCGGCGAAATCTTTGCCCTGTTTTTGATGGGCCTGACGATCTTGGGCTGCCTGATTTTGGCGATCGCCATCGGATTTGCTCGGGGCGATGCCGCCTTCGAGCCCCTCCAGGCCGAGCAGCCCCGCGAAGGTCTCCAGCAGTCCTCCGCGGCGATCGCCGAGCCCCCGCTTTGGTCCTCGGCCAGCCCCGCCCCGCCCCTCACCCCCTAG
- a CDS encoding O-antigen ligase has product MTKSPLIQRHSDPSLNLAWATAQVGLFVFFLWPAPGGVLLGFSLLATWWRHLGRIVRQPMMWGWLGLGLWLALTCITAYRPVDAWLGLANFLPFFIFFATYSRLLQTAAQLRHLAWILAAGGVVVVALGLGQLVGLSTSETMTQILGWRLHAGGNPVTRAASVFMYANILAAYLLVLISLCVGLLIDERRRGGHRGRQIFLGVLLFFGVVTLLLTSSRNAWAIALLEAIVFSVYCGWRWVVGVVGAIGGAVGLAAFGPLPLRTWLRWIVPVFVWGRLTDQSFPNRPSATLRSTQWLFARQLTAERPWLGWGLRNFTPLYEAKTGFWLGHPHNLLLMLSAETGIPATLAFCALVAWPLAQVGRYLLAPEHWLSNLDGGDRAVLFAYGVGFGAIALFNLLDVTLFDLRMNLVGWLLLACLNGLVLRQRAIARDSLETPGSLK; this is encoded by the coding sequence TTGACCAAATCCCCTCTGATCCAGCGCCATTCAGACCCGAGCCTCAACTTGGCCTGGGCAACGGCGCAAGTTGGCCTGTTTGTGTTCTTCTTGTGGCCTGCGCCGGGAGGCGTCCTGCTGGGATTTTCCCTGCTGGCCACGTGGTGGCGCCATTTGGGCAGGATTGTGCGCCAGCCGATGATGTGGGGCTGGCTGGGCCTGGGCCTCTGGCTGGCCCTGACCTGCATCACGGCCTATCGCCCGGTGGACGCGTGGCTAGGTCTGGCCAATTTTTTGCCGTTTTTCATCTTCTTTGCCACCTACAGTCGCCTGCTCCAGACCGCGGCTCAGCTGCGGCATCTGGCCTGGATTTTGGCGGCGGGGGGCGTGGTGGTGGTGGCTCTGGGCCTGGGGCAGCTGGTGGGCCTGTCCACCTCGGAGACGATGACCCAAATTCTCGGCTGGCGACTGCATGCGGGGGGCAACCCGGTCACGCGAGCGGCGTCGGTGTTTATGTACGCCAATATCCTGGCGGCCTATTTGCTGGTGCTGATCAGTCTGTGTGTGGGGCTGCTGATCGATGAGCGGCGGCGCGGCGGACACCGAGGACGCCAGATTTTTCTGGGGGTGCTGCTGTTTTTTGGCGTGGTCACACTGCTGCTGACCAGCTCTCGCAATGCCTGGGCGATCGCCCTTTTGGAGGCGATCGTCTTCTCGGTGTACTGCGGCTGGCGCTGGGTCGTAGGAGTGGTGGGGGCCATCGGCGGCGCGGTGGGTTTAGCGGCCTTTGGGCCTTTGCCGCTGCGCACGTGGCTGCGCTGGATTGTGCCGGTGTTCGTGTGGGGTCGCCTGACGGACCAGTCTTTTCCCAATCGCCCGTCGGCGACGCTGCGCAGCACTCAGTGGCTGTTTGCGCGCCAGCTGACGGCGGAGCGGCCCTGGCTGGGCTGGGGCCTGCGAAATTTCACGCCGCTGTACGAGGCCAAAACTGGGTTTTGGCTGGGGCATCCCCACAATTTGCTGCTGATGCTGAGCGCTGAGACAGGCATTCCGGCAACGCTGGCGTTTTGCGCTCTGGTGGCGTGGCCCTTGGCCCAGGTGGGCCGCTATCTACTGGCCCCGGAGCACTGGCTGTCGAATCTGGACGGGGGCGATCGCGCGGTGCTGTTCGCCTACGGCGTGGGCTTTGGGGCGATCGCCCTGTTCAACTTGCTGGATGTCACCCTGTTTGACCTGCGGATGAATCTGGTGGGCTGGCTGCTGCTGGCCTGCCTCAATGGCTTGGTTTTGCGACAGCGGGCGATCGCCAGGGATTCTCTGGAGACCCCAGGCTCGTTAAAATAG
- a CDS encoding YaaW family protein, with protein sequence MDELRTGLELATTEELVQLTDVLFRPKFNPLDYVQTPNPVDLQSQSRQAWIDRLEQRFRFLAADGVTVLQGRTQRVTYRQALVQVCRYLKLPYSASLSTVDLEAEVFLHLLGRAWRQLPAQERSVLNAALQRSLTQAELAQQLPRSLQRDPMGLLIKGGSAIAVSSLIQPFLLQQLARQFAIHFASYQMAKQAIVQGGAAAAAQFQGYVAMHMAKRGMALSVARYSAARSVFTVLGPALWAWFLADLGWRAIATNYSRIIPTVFALAQIRLTRAEFLGAV encoded by the coding sequence GTGGACGAACTCAGAACAGGGCTGGAGTTGGCAACCACCGAGGAGTTGGTTCAGCTGACAGACGTTTTATTTCGTCCCAAGTTTAATCCGCTGGACTATGTCCAGACGCCCAACCCCGTTGACCTCCAAAGCCAGTCTCGTCAAGCCTGGATCGATCGCCTAGAGCAGCGCTTTCGGTTTTTGGCGGCCGACGGCGTGACAGTGCTCCAGGGACGCACCCAGCGGGTCACGTACCGGCAGGCCCTGGTTCAGGTGTGCCGCTACCTAAAGCTGCCCTACTCAGCGTCCCTTTCGACCGTTGACCTGGAGGCAGAGGTGTTTTTGCATTTGCTGGGCCGAGCGTGGCGGCAGCTGCCCGCCCAGGAGCGCAGCGTGCTGAATGCGGCCCTCCAGCGATCGCTCACCCAGGCAGAGCTCGCTCAGCAGCTGCCGCGATCGCTCCAGCGAGACCCCATGGGGCTGCTGATCAAGGGGGGCAGCGCGATCGCCGTTAGTTCTTTGATTCAGCCGTTCCTGCTACAGCAGCTGGCGCGCCAGTTTGCGATTCATTTTGCGAGCTACCAGATGGCCAAGCAGGCGATCGTCCAGGGCGGTGCGGCCGCCGCCGCCCAGTTCCAGGGCTACGTCGCGATGCACATGGCCAAGCGCGGCATGGCCCTGAGCGTGGCGCGCTATTCGGCAGCGCGCAGCGTGTTTACGGTTTTGGGTCCTGCGCTGTGGGCGTGGTTCTTGGCGGATCTGGGCTGGCGGGCGATCGCCACCAACTACAGCCGCATCATTCCCACCGTGTTTGCCCTGGCTCAGATTCGTCTGACCCGCGCAGAATTCCTGGGCGCAGTTTGA
- a CDS encoding NAD(P)/FAD-dependent oxidoreductase, with protein sequence MQTECSLIEIAIVGAGMAGLTCAQQLHQAGYDVVVFDKSRGVGGRMATRRAQGTWADHGLRYFEDSPEGDLTALLSLLRDRGLIHPWTDHVQELGPDGQLRPSRDRHPRYVAALGINSVAKFLATGLTLHREHRVSAIAPTPAGQWHLTFAPPTPDVQAPDPVLAKILVLAIPAAQALDLLAPVPQIPGESLAALEAVTFDPCMTVMAGYRPHPTLENLDWQAIALPQDPLLSWISLESSKRSLPAAPVLVLHSSPSFAAENFDAPNLTEAAHALLQRAASVLQISYWQQPDWLQVHRWRYAIPQQSHHDRALAATQPAPWICGGDWCGGEGLSSAYRSGFAMAHQVNQWLEGRPLKGEQAWMDLVSEKL encoded by the coding sequence ATGCAGACGGAGTGCAGCTTGATTGAAATTGCGATCGTAGGAGCCGGTATGGCTGGGCTGACCTGTGCCCAGCAGCTCCATCAGGCAGGCTATGACGTGGTGGTTTTTGACAAATCTCGGGGCGTGGGTGGACGGATGGCCACGCGGCGCGCCCAGGGCACCTGGGCCGATCACGGGCTGCGCTACTTCGAGGATTCCCCCGAGGGCGATCTGACGGCTTTGCTTTCGCTGCTGCGCGATCGCGGCTTGATTCATCCCTGGACCGACCACGTGCAGGAGCTCGGTCCCGATGGCCAGCTTCGTCCGTCGCGCGATCGCCATCCCCGCTACGTCGCCGCCCTGGGCATCAACTCTGTCGCTAAGTTTCTGGCGACGGGCCTGACGCTGCACCGCGAACACCGCGTGAGCGCGATCGCGCCGACCCCAGCTGGTCAGTGGCACCTCACCTTCGCACCTCCTACCCCCGACGTCCAAGCCCCCGATCCTGTCCTGGCCAAGATCTTGGTTTTGGCAATTCCGGCGGCCCAAGCCCTGGATTTGCTAGCCCCTGTGCCCCAAATTCCTGGAGAGTCCCTAGCAGCGCTAGAAGCGGTCACCTTTGACCCCTGCATGACCGTCATGGCAGGCTACCGGCCCCACCCAACGCTCGAAAATCTTGATTGGCAGGCGATCGCCCTGCCCCAGGATCCGCTCCTGAGCTGGATTAGCCTCGAGAGCAGCAAGCGATCGCTGCCGGCTGCGCCGGTGCTGGTGCTGCACAGCAGCCCGAGCTTTGCCGCCGAAAATTTTGATGCCCCAAACCTAACAGAGGCTGCCCACGCTTTACTTCAGCGGGCAGCCTCTGTCCTGCAAATCTCTTATTGGCAGCAACCGGACTGGTTGCAGGTGCACCGTTGGCGCTATGCCATTCCTCAACAGTCCCACCACGATCGCGCTTTAGCCGCGACCCAACCTGCACCGTGGATTTGTGGGGGAGATTGGTGTGGCGGCGAGGGGCTCAGCAGCGCTTACCGCTCTGGCTTCGCCATGGCCCATCAAGTCAATCAGTGGCTAGAGGGTCGCCCGCTCAAAGGCGAACAAGCCTGGATGGATCTGGTTTCTGAAAAGCTTTAA
- a CDS encoding CCA tRNA nucleotidyltransferase, protein MLSSALSPQSWPFSLEWLPSSACLVGGAVRDALLGRQAETLDLDFVLPEQAVQTAQAIARHYRAGFVVLDAERQIARLVFPRATADFALQEGVNLETDLKRRDFTVNAIAYSPHQDELIDPLQGHADLQEGIIRMVSSSNLREDPLRLLRAYRQAAQLGFRVEPETRVALKTLAPLLADIAAERVQTELNYLLRTVGGAPWLRAAWQDGLLEHWLPHSTEAGLTQVETFEQLLAELGDRWPALAPALNQEVSFSNAQSSKKELVPSHRTWLAIAKLTCLLAPEADAAEAELLRLKMSRAEVRAALLFQQFLPTLKAGLPTRRDRFFFFQAVGPAFAALAMLAIASGTPIDAIAPLLDHYFDPTDPVAHPQALLSGRDLMTTLKLPPGPQIGQLLTHVQVAQAEGLITTQADALDWIRAYLAAPPSPWEAPIPQAEGLGSSKKLC, encoded by the coding sequence GTGCTTTCCTCTGCCTTATCTCCCCAATCTTGGCCGTTTTCTCTAGAATGGCTGCCGTCCAGCGCTTGCTTGGTGGGCGGCGCAGTTCGTGATGCCTTGCTCGGACGCCAAGCCGAGACCCTCGATCTCGATTTCGTGCTGCCCGAGCAAGCGGTGCAAACGGCCCAGGCCATTGCCCGTCACTACCGGGCAGGCTTTGTGGTGCTCGATGCTGAGCGCCAGATTGCTCGGCTAGTCTTTCCCCGGGCCACTGCGGATTTTGCGCTCCAGGAGGGCGTGAATCTGGAGACGGACCTGAAGCGGCGGGATTTCACGGTGAATGCGATCGCCTACAGCCCGCACCAAGACGAGCTGATCGACCCGCTCCAGGGCCACGCCGATTTGCAGGAAGGCATTATCCGAATGGTGTCCTCCAGCAATCTGCGCGAAGATCCCCTGCGGCTCTTGCGGGCCTACCGTCAGGCAGCCCAGCTAGGCTTTCGGGTAGAGCCCGAAACCCGCGTCGCCCTGAAAACCCTCGCGCCGCTGCTAGCTGACATTGCCGCGGAGCGGGTGCAGACGGAGCTGAACTATCTCTTGCGCACGGTGGGCGGCGCTCCCTGGCTACGGGCGGCCTGGCAGGACGGGCTGCTGGAGCACTGGCTGCCCCACAGCACCGAGGCAGGCCTGACCCAGGTCGAAACCTTTGAGCAGCTGCTGGCCGAGCTGGGCGATCGCTGGCCCGCCCTCGCCCCGGCCCTCAACCAAGAAGTCAGCTTTAGCAATGCCCAGAGCAGCAAAAAGGAGCTGGTTCCGAGCCATCGCACCTGGCTGGCGATCGCCAAATTGACCTGCCTGCTCGCCCCCGAGGCCGACGCCGCCGAAGCCGAGCTGCTGCGCCTCAAGATGAGCCGGGCCGAAGTCCGCGCGGCGCTGCTGTTTCAGCAGTTTTTGCCCACGCTCAAAGCAGGACTGCCCACCCGGCGCGATCGCTTCTTTTTCTTCCAGGCGGTGGGGCCTGCCTTTGCCGCCTTGGCCATGCTGGCGATCGCCAGCGGCACGCCCATCGACGCGATCGCTCCTCTGCTCGACCACTACTTCGATCCCACCGATCCCGTCGCCCACCCCCAGGCCCTCCTCAGCGGCCGCGACCTCATGACCACCCTCAAGCTGCCCCCCGGTCCCCAGATCGGCCAGTTGCTGACCCACGTTCAGGTCGCCCAAGCCGAGGGGCTGATCACCACCCAAGCCGACGCCTTGGACTGGATTCGGGCCTATTTGGCGGCTCCGCCCTCACCCTGGGAAGCCCCGATTCCCCAGGCGGAAGGGTTGGGTTCGTCCAAAAAATTATGTTAG
- a CDS encoding Ycf34 family protein produces the protein MCICVNCYYVDRCTTYHAVEANHQQPHLTDTPTFEPENPTINANMMLPEVVITDDGRVTQEGDFGFEYDVVGCDSFRADQGKWARLRPGEAVPT, from the coding sequence ATGTGCATTTGCGTTAACTGCTACTACGTCGACCGTTGCACAACCTACCACGCAGTGGAGGCCAATCACCAGCAGCCCCACCTCACTGACACCCCCACCTTCGAGCCCGAAAATCCCACCATCAACGCCAACATGATGCTGCCAGAGGTCGTGATTACCGACGATGGCCGGGTGACCCAGGAGGGAGACTTTGGCTTTGAGTATGACGTGGTGGGGTGCGACAGCTTTCGCGCCGATCAAGGGAAATGGGCTCGCCTGCGCCCCGGCGAAGCGGTGCCGACCTAG
- the pgsA gene encoding CDP-diacylglycerol--glycerol-3-phosphate 3-phosphatidyltransferase produces MNLPPWITVSRLIAVPLLLLWLRGEPSEAIRWVGCGVFVLAAGTDWLDGYLARRLNQVTDLGKFLDPLVDKLLVLAPLMALIGLGQVPAWGVFIILARELTIAGWRVNPLLFTGSSSISGANLWGKLKTVSQIVAIALLIAPLPTWQPVAIAAFWLSVVLTVISGVIYIWPSAKSTSATS; encoded by the coding sequence ATGAATTTGCCCCCCTGGATTACGGTTTCTCGGTTGATTGCGGTGCCGCTGCTGCTGCTGTGGCTGCGCGGTGAGCCCAGCGAGGCGATCCGCTGGGTCGGCTGCGGCGTGTTTGTGCTGGCGGCGGGCACCGACTGGCTCGACGGCTACCTGGCCCGACGGCTCAACCAGGTGACCGACCTGGGGAAGTTTCTTGATCCCTTGGTCGACAAGCTGCTGGTCCTTGCGCCGCTGATGGCGCTGATTGGCCTAGGGCAGGTCCCGGCGTGGGGCGTGTTCATTATTTTGGCCCGCGAGCTGACGATCGCAGGGTGGCGGGTCAATCCGCTGCTGTTTACGGGCAGCAGCAGCATTTCGGGTGCCAATCTCTGGGGCAAGCTCAAGACCGTGAGCCAGATCGTCGCGATCGCCCTTTTGATTGCGCCGCTGCCCACCTGGCAGCCGGTGGCGATCGCCGCTTTCTGGCTCTCCGTGGTGCTCACGGTCATTTCCGGCGTGATCTACATCTGGCCGAGCGCCAAATCAACCAGCGCGACCTCCTAA
- a CDS encoding B12-binding domain-containing radical SAM protein produces the protein MRVLLLYPRFPKSFWSFEKTLALLDRKAMLPPLGLVTVAAILPQEWEFKLVDRNIREVTQAEWDWAELVILSAMIVQKEDLLEQIRVAKGQGKRVAVGGPYATALPDEVSDVGADYLILDEGEITLPMFIEAIAQGQTSGVFRANGEKPDVTGTPIPRFDLLEFDAYSEMSVQFSRGCPFQCEFCDIIVLYGRKPRTKTPAQLLAELERLYELGWRRSIFMVDDNFIGNKRNVKLFLKDLQPWMVEHGYPFSFATEASVDLAQDQELMDAMVQCNFGAVFLGIETPDESSLTLTQKHQNTRDSLSEAVLAITRSGLRVMAGFIIGFDGEKSGAGQRIVQFVEKTAIPTALFSMLQALPDTALWHRLNKEGRLREKSANINQTTLMNYVPTRPLEEIAQEYVDAFYQLYDPVRFLDRAYRHYRLLGEATYPKKGKRARKPINWVTIRALLTIAWRQGVVRETRWQFWRNLWNMWRHNPGGISSYLSVCAQIEHFVEYREIVKREIEQQVSQFLAEEARLKAQEVSQTAA, from the coding sequence ATGCGTGTCCTGTTGCTGTATCCTCGGTTTCCCAAGAGTTTTTGGTCCTTCGAGAAAACCCTGGCCCTCCTCGATCGCAAGGCCATGCTGCCGCCCCTGGGGCTGGTGACCGTCGCCGCGATTTTGCCCCAAGAGTGGGAATTCAAGCTGGTCGATCGCAACATACGCGAGGTGACCCAAGCGGAGTGGGACTGGGCCGAGCTGGTCATCCTCTCCGCCATGATCGTGCAAAAAGAGGATTTGCTTGAGCAGATTCGGGTCGCCAAGGGGCAGGGCAAACGCGTTGCGGTGGGCGGTCCCTACGCCACCGCCCTGCCCGATGAGGTCAGCGATGTCGGCGCAGACTACCTGATTTTGGACGAGGGCGAGATTACCTTGCCGATGTTCATCGAGGCGATCGCCCAGGGCCAGACCTCCGGCGTTTTCCGCGCCAATGGCGAAAAGCCAGACGTCACCGGCACGCCGATTCCCCGCTTCGACTTGCTAGAATTCGACGCCTACTCAGAAATGTCGGTGCAGTTCTCCCGGGGCTGCCCGTTCCAGTGCGAATTTTGCGACATCATCGTCCTCTACGGCCGCAAACCCCGCACCAAAACCCCCGCCCAGCTGCTGGCGGAGCTCGAGCGGCTCTACGAGCTGGGCTGGCGACGCAGCATTTTCATGGTCGATGACAACTTCATCGGCAACAAGCGCAACGTCAAGCTCTTTCTCAAAGATCTCCAGCCCTGGATGGTCGAGCACGGCTATCCGTTCTCCTTCGCCACCGAAGCGTCGGTCGACCTGGCCCAGGACCAAGAGCTAATGGACGCCATGGTCCAGTGCAACTTCGGCGCGGTGTTCCTCGGTATCGAGACGCCGGACGAGTCCAGCTTGACCCTGACCCAAAAGCACCAAAACACCCGCGACTCCCTCAGCGAGGCCGTCCTGGCCATTACTCGCTCGGGGCTGCGAGTGATGGCTGGCTTCATCATCGGCTTCGACGGCGAAAAGTCGGGGGCAGGCCAGCGCATCGTCCAGTTCGTGGAAAAAACTGCCATCCCGACGGCCCTGTTCAGCATGCTGCAAGCGCTGCCGGATACCGCGCTGTGGCATCGACTCAACAAGGAAGGGCGGCTGCGCGAAAAGTCGGCCAACATCAACCAGACAACCCTGATGAACTACGTGCCGACTCGGCCCCTGGAGGAGATCGCCCAGGAGTACGTGGACGCGTTTTATCAGCTCTACGATCCCGTGCGCTTCCTCGATCGCGCGTACCGGCACTATCGCCTCCTGGGAGAAGCGACCTATCCCAAGAAAGGCAAGCGGGCCAGAAAGCCGATCAACTGGGTGACGATTCGCGCCTTGCTGACGATCGCCTGGCGCCAGGGGGTGGTGCGAGAAACCCGCTGGCAGTTCTGGCGCAACCTGTGGAACATGTGGCGTCACAATCCGGGCGGGATCAGCAGCTACCTGTCGGTCTGTGCGCAGATTGAGCACTTCGTGGAGTACCGCGAAATCGTCAAGCGCGAGATCGAGCAGCAGGTCAGCCAGTTCCTGGCGGAGGAGGCTCGCCTGAAGGCGCAGGAGGTCTCCCAAACCGCGGCCTAG
- a CDS encoding DMT family transporter yields the protein MAGFLIVLLSSVFFCLQNIVVRVLFQEQTILGAFQTGGFVAPTFQNSFLLMFLRMVVVVPLMAAIMPTLHADTWQDFRRLRQQASRPALLRAIAGGGLMFLYLALLYVSIGLIPTGIALTLFFTYPVFTALFAWGWFGARPSPFRWGVMGLILLGSVLTMPHSQPDADSSLWLGVALGIASGVVYALYTVNAQKSFETLHPVPFTWMSFAVALVLSAGSLGVWPVQGAGLAWPELWIGSLISAIATLTGHLLNNFGIRLVGATTASMVGATNPALTVLVAWFAIQETLNGLQVLGIIVVTFSVALLSRDRSLHKQTS from the coding sequence GTGGCTGGATTTCTGATTGTTTTGCTGTCGTCGGTCTTTTTCTGCCTGCAAAATATTGTGGTGCGGGTGCTGTTCCAGGAACAGACGATTTTGGGCGCGTTTCAGACGGGGGGGTTTGTCGCCCCCACCTTCCAAAACTCGTTCTTGCTGATGTTTCTGCGGATGGTGGTGGTGGTCCCGCTGATGGCGGCGATCATGCCGACGCTCCACGCTGACACCTGGCAGGATTTTCGGCGGCTCCGGCAGCAGGCGAGCCGGCCCGCGCTGCTGCGGGCGATCGCCGGGGGCGGGCTGATGTTTCTTTATCTGGCCCTGCTGTACGTCTCCATTGGCCTGATTCCCACCGGCATCGCTCTGACGCTGTTTTTCACCTATCCGGTGTTTACGGCGCTGTTTGCCTGGGGCTGGTTTGGCGCGCGCCCGAGCCCCTTTCGCTGGGGCGTCATGGGCCTGATTTTGCTGGGCAGCGTCTTGACCATGCCCCACAGTCAGCCCGACGCCGACAGCTCTCTGTGGCTGGGGGTGGCTCTGGGCATCGCCTCCGGCGTGGTCTACGCCCTCTACACCGTCAACGCCCAAAAAAGCTTTGAAACCCTGCACCCAGTGCCTTTCACGTGGATGAGCTTCGCGGTGGCGCTGGTGCTGTCGGCGGGCAGCCTGGGGGTCTGGCCGGTCCAGGGGGCGGGGCTGGCGTGGCCCGAGCTCTGGATCGGCAGCCTAATATCGGCGATCGCCACCCTCACGGGCCACCTGCTAAACAACTTCGGCATTCGACTGGTGGGCGCTACCACCGCTTCGATGGTCGGGGCGACCAATCCGGCGCTCACGGTGCTGGTGGCCTGGTTCGCGATCCAGGAAACCCTCAACGGGCTGCAAGTGCTGGGCATCATCGTGGTTACTTTCAGCGTGGCGCTGCTCAGCCGCGATCGCAGCCTGCACAAGCAAACCTCTTGA
- a CDS encoding cytochrome b/b6 domain-containing protein, translating into MSESRMYQPALLRILHGGAAVLVILALISGFWVYDTYDKRWGSLGLPSLGDIQGIHGTIALTFLLLLPIFALYSFHLGAQRLVQGRSLAALRQVGKPIWWVTLQRLANTLMLVAVTASVVTGRMMKEEWLPAGEIDRPWYLAHLLAWGGVFVSLALHLLLGAKVGGVPLLASMFRWGLREGDEPSTWLQRLQLRPASSILKVLEVLVIGGIALAFILPVFNL; encoded by the coding sequence ATGTCCGAGTCTCGTATGTATCAGCCCGCGCTGCTGCGGATTCTCCACGGTGGGGCGGCGGTGCTGGTGATTTTGGCGCTGATTTCGGGGTTCTGGGTGTATGACACCTACGACAAGCGCTGGGGGAGCCTGGGCCTGCCGAGCCTGGGGGATATCCAGGGCATCCACGGCACGATCGCGCTGACGTTTTTGCTGCTGCTGCCGATTTTTGCGCTGTACAGCTTCCATTTGGGGGCTCAGCGGCTGGTCCAGGGGCGATCGCTCGCGGCGCTGCGGCAGGTCGGCAAGCCCATTTGGTGGGTGACGCTGCAGCGGCTGGCCAACACCCTGATGCTGGTGGCGGTGACGGCGTCGGTGGTGACGGGCCGGATGATGAAAGAAGAGTGGCTGCCAGCGGGAGAAATCGATCGTCCGTGGTACCTCGCCCATCTGCTGGCCTGGGGCGGCGTGTTTGTCAGCTTGGCCCTGCATCTGCTGCTGGGGGCCAAGGTCGGGGGCGTGCCGCTGCTGGCGTCGATGTTTCGCTGGGGCCTGCGGGAGGGCGACGAGCCGAGCACGTGGCTCCAGCGCTTACAGCTTCGTCCCGCCAGTTCGATCTTGAAAGTGCTCGAAGTGCTGGTGATCGGCGGCATCGCCCTGGCGTTTATTCTGCCGGTGTTTAATCTCTGA
- a CDS encoding GNAT family N-acetyltransferase produces MLESLTARYSVAWVNRIADIPQAAWDAFAKPLATPFLEWDWLDHLETSGSAVPNAGWLPNHLTLWRDRTLVAAAPLYLKGHSYGEFVFDQQWAELAQRLGIQYYPKLLGMTPFTPATGYRFLIAPGEDEDLLTELMVSEIDHFCDRNRISGCHFLYVDPDWQPVLERHGFTPWLHHSFLWENQGYQTFDDYLARFNANQRRNIKRERKAIATAGLELRALTGDQIPKPLFSLMYDFYSDTCDKFGWWGSKYLTRHFFEQLHATHREQVVFFGAYREGADDRHPLGMSFCITKGDQLYGRYWGSFEEIDCLHFNACYYAPIEWAIAHNIRTFDPGAGGRHKKRRGFPAAPNYSLHRFYNARFRKILQQYIAEVNDLEAQEMDAINQELPFKQA; encoded by the coding sequence ATGCTGGAATCTCTTACCGCTCGCTATTCCGTGGCCTGGGTCAACCGCATAGCCGACATTCCCCAGGCTGCCTGGGATGCCTTTGCCAAGCCCTTGGCCACGCCCTTTCTGGAGTGGGACTGGCTCGATCACCTTGAGACCTCGGGCAGCGCCGTCCCCAACGCGGGCTGGCTCCCCAACCACCTGACGCTGTGGCGCGATCGCACCCTGGTGGCCGCCGCGCCGCTCTACCTGAAGGGCCACAGCTACGGCGAGTTTGTCTTTGATCAGCAGTGGGCTGAGCTGGCCCAGCGCCTGGGCATCCAGTACTACCCGAAGCTCCTGGGCATGACGCCCTTCACCCCTGCCACGGGCTACCGCTTTTTGATTGCTCCCGGTGAGGACGAAGACCTGCTCACCGAGCTGATGGTGTCGGAAATTGACCATTTTTGCGATCGCAATCGCATTTCGGGCTGCCACTTCCTCTACGTGGACCCCGACTGGCAGCCGGTCCTGGAGCGCCACGGCTTCACCCCGTGGCTGCACCACAGCTTTTTGTGGGAAAACCAGGGCTACCAAACCTTCGATGACTATCTGGCCCGCTTCAATGCCAATCAGCGCCGCAACATCAAACGCGAACGGAAGGCGATCGCCACAGCGGGCCTAGAGCTGCGCGCTCTCACCGGCGACCAAATCCCCAAGCCCCTGTTTTCGCTGATGTACGACTTCTACAGCGACACCTGCGACAAGTTTGGCTGGTGGGGCAGCAAGTACTTGACCCGTCACTTTTTTGAGCAGCTCCACGCCACCCACCGGGAGCAAGTGGTGTTTTTTGGGGCTTATCGGGAGGGAGCGGACGATCGCCATCCCCTGGGCATGTCTTTTTGCATCACCAAGGGCGATCAGCTCTATGGCCGCTACTGGGGCAGCTTTGAGGAGATCGACTGCCTCCACTTCAACGCTTGCTACTACGCCCCCATCGAGTGGGCGATCGCCCACAATATCCGCACCTTCGACCCCGGAGCCGGTGGCCGCCACAAAAAGCGCCGAGGCTTCCCCGCCGCCCCCAACTACAGCCTCCACCGCTTCTACAACGCCCGCTTCCGCAAAATCCTCCAGCAGTACATCGCCGAGGTCAACGACCTCGAAGCCCAAGAAATGGACGCCATCAACCAAGAACTCCCCTTCAAGCAAGCCTAA